A DNA window from Sphingomonas changnyeongensis contains the following coding sequences:
- a CDS encoding MarC family protein yields the protein MIELFASAFATFFVVIDPPGCAPIFASLTAGATPAHRRAMAIRSVMVAAAILFAFAIFGEVFLRALGISLDAFRIAGGVMLFLIALEMVFEKRQERRESRAEEVKAQPAIEDVSVFPMGIPMIAGPGSIASAMLLMSRGTGWSESLTVLAALGGVLLLTMVALLVAGPLMRLVGHKIEAMITRVLGVILAALAVQFVIDGIRGALS from the coding sequence ATGATCGAGCTGTTCGCCTCCGCCTTTGCGACGTTTTTCGTCGTCATCGACCCGCCGGGCTGCGCGCCGATCTTCGCCAGCCTGACCGCGGGCGCGACGCCCGCGCACCGCCGCGCGATGGCGATCCGGTCGGTCATGGTCGCCGCCGCCATCCTGTTCGCCTTTGCGATTTTCGGCGAGGTGTTCCTGCGCGCGCTGGGCATCAGCCTTGATGCATTCCGCATCGCGGGCGGGGTGATGCTGTTCCTGATCGCGCTCGAAATGGTGTTCGAGAAGCGCCAGGAACGCCGCGAATCGCGTGCCGAGGAGGTGAAGGCCCAGCCCGCGATCGAGGATGTGTCGGTGTTTCCGATGGGCATCCCGATGATCGCCGGGCCCGGATCGATCGCCAGCGCCATGCTGCTGATGTCGCGCGGCACCGGATGGTCGGAAAGCCTGACCGTGCTGGCGGCGCTGGGCGGCGTGCTGCTGCTCACCATGGTGGCGCTGCTGGTCGCCGGGCCGCTGATGCGGCTGGTCGGCCACAAGATCGAGGCGATGATCACCCGCGTGCTCGGCGTCATCCTGGCGGCGCTGGCCGTCCAGTTCGTGATCGACGGCATTCGCGGCGCGCTCAGCTAG
- the argB gene encoding acetylglutamate kinase gives MTPAPNPAEPGPVSRADILIEALPYMQRYAGQTFVVKYGGHAMGDPALAASFAQDVVLLKAIGINPVVVHGGGPQIGSMLKKLGVQSEFVNGLRVTDAETATVAEMVLSGTINKEIVTWINQAGGRAVGISGKDGKLVRAEKLEHVTYDADRDEETIVDLGFVGAPVSVDTTLIDHLEIAGMIPVVAPIGVDDKGETYNINADTMAGALAAGLGAARLFLLTDVAGVLDKSGQLLTDIGPDQVRRLREDGTISGGMIPKLETCLHAVANGVDAAVILDGRVPHAVLLEMFTDRGVGTLVRA, from the coding sequence ATGACGCCTGCCCCGAACCCTGCCGAGCCCGGACCCGTGTCGCGCGCCGACATTCTGATCGAGGCGCTGCCCTATATGCAGCGCTATGCCGGCCAGACCTTTGTCGTCAAATATGGCGGCCATGCGATGGGCGATCCCGCGCTTGCCGCCAGCTTTGCCCAGGATGTCGTGCTGCTGAAGGCGATCGGCATCAACCCGGTCGTCGTCCATGGCGGCGGCCCGCAGATCGGCTCGATGCTCAAGAAACTGGGCGTCCAGTCGGAGTTTGTGAACGGCCTGCGCGTGACCGACGCGGAAACCGCGACGGTTGCCGAAATGGTGCTGTCGGGCACGATCAACAAGGAAATCGTCACCTGGATCAACCAGGCGGGCGGCCGGGCGGTCGGCATTTCGGGCAAGGACGGCAAGCTGGTGCGCGCCGAAAAGCTCGAACATGTCACCTATGACGCCGACCGCGACGAGGAGACGATCGTCGATCTGGGCTTTGTCGGCGCGCCGGTTTCGGTCGACACCACGCTGATCGATCATCTGGAAATCGCCGGCATGATCCCGGTGGTCGCGCCGATCGGCGTCGACGACAAGGGCGAGACCTACAACATCAATGCCGACACCATGGCCGGCGCTCTGGCTGCTGGGCTGGGCGCGGCGCGGCTGTTCCTGCTGACCGATGTGGCGGGTGTGCTCGACAAATCCGGCCAGCTGCTGACCGATATCGGCCCCGATCAGGTGCGCCGCCTGCGCGAGGATGGCACGATCAGCGGGGGCATGATACCCAAGCTGGAAACCTGCCTGCACGCCGTGGCCAACGGGGTCGATGCGGCGGTGATCCTCGACGGCCGCGTGCCCCATGCGGTGCTGCTCGAAATGTTCACCGACCGCGGCGTCGGCACGCTCGTCCGGGCGTGA
- a CDS encoding YggT family protein — protein MTLILTALLYIINIIWWIIIIQAVLSWLVAFNVINTYNDVVRSIFEALDRLTTPLYRPIRRILPDLGALDLSPLVVLLVIGLIDRLLRTQLASMYLGV, from the coding sequence ATGACCCTGATCCTGACCGCCCTGCTCTACATCATCAACATTATCTGGTGGATCATCATCATCCAGGCGGTGCTGTCCTGGCTGGTCGCGTTCAACGTGATCAACACCTATAACGATGTCGTGCGGTCGATCTTCGAGGCGCTCGACCGGCTGACGACCCCGCTCTACCGGCCGATCCGGCGCATCCTGCCCGATCTCGGCGCGCTCGACCTGTCGCCGCTGGTGGTGCTGCTGGTGATCGGCCTGATCGACCGGCTGCTCCGCACCCAGCTCGCCTCCATGTATCTGGGCGTCTGA
- a CDS encoding MTH938/NDUFAF3 family protein — MPELRPEARAPGPVITGFAGPGFRIDGVATSGGALLSPDWWRPIEATSLDLDLLAPLIALRPEFILIGTGPVLVRPAPALAAAIEAEGIGIEAMDSRAAARAWGVLRGEGRWIAAALLPHGLPPRI; from the coding sequence ATGCCCGAGCTGCGCCCAGAGGCCCGGGCGCCCGGCCCGGTCATCACCGGCTTTGCCGGCCCCGGCTTCCGGATCGACGGCGTGGCGACCAGCGGCGGCGCGCTGCTTTCGCCCGACTGGTGGCGGCCGATCGAGGCGACATCGCTCGATCTTGATCTGCTCGCGCCGCTGATCGCGCTCAGGCCCGAGTTCATCCTGATCGGCACCGGGCCGGTGCTCGTGCGCCCCGCCCCGGCGCTTGCGGCCGCGATCGAGGCCGAAGGCATCGGCATCGAGGCGATGGACAGCCGCGCCGCCGCCCGCGCCTGGGGCGTGCTGCGCGGCGAAGGGCGCTGGATCGCCGCCGCGCTGCTGCCGCACGGCTTGCCCCCCCGGATTTAA
- a CDS encoding queuosine precursor transporter has product MPPASPAPMPSPSLFLFAILYGGMVCIAGVLGNKQVAIGPLAVEAGIFAFLLLVVISSAVAELYGQAIANRLVRIGFVPLIVSLLLSLIVWSLPPAPDMDPAYRDAFQLMMGQTWRIWLGGIIAYGTSQTLNVTLFSWLKGSKGGAGSRGLWLRAGIASILSQIVDTLLFVTIAFYGVFPIGELIAGQMLAKVTLSALLVPALIYILVGLARRLDARPMEIA; this is encoded by the coding sequence ATGCCCCCGGCTTCGCCGGCCCCGATGCCATCGCCGTCGCTGTTCCTGTTCGCCATTCTTTACGGCGGGATGGTGTGCATCGCCGGCGTCCTTGGCAACAAGCAGGTGGCGATCGGGCCGCTGGCAGTCGAGGCGGGCATTTTCGCCTTTCTGCTGCTGGTCGTGATTTCAAGCGCGGTCGCCGAGCTTTACGGACAGGCGATCGCCAACCGGCTGGTGCGGATCGGGTTCGTGCCGCTGATCGTGTCGCTGCTGCTGTCGCTGATCGTCTGGTCGCTGCCGCCCGCGCCCGACATGGACCCCGCCTATCGCGACGCCTTCCAGCTGATGATGGGCCAGACATGGCGGATCTGGCTGGGCGGCATCATCGCCTATGGCACGTCGCAGACGCTGAACGTCACGCTGTTTTCCTGGCTGAAGGGCAGCAAGGGCGGTGCGGGCAGCCGGGGGCTGTGGCTGCGCGCCGGCATTGCCAGCATCCTGTCGCAGATCGTCGACACCTTGCTGTTCGTCACCATCGCCTTTTACGGCGTCTTCCCGATCGGCGAACTGATCGCCGGGCAGATGCTGGCCAAGGTCACGCTGTCGGCGCTGCTGGTGCCGGCGCTCATCTATATATTGGTGGGGCTTGCCCGCCGCCTCGACGCCCGCCCGATGGAAATTGCCTGA
- a CDS encoding nucleotidyltransferase domain-containing protein → MTSTLPPVHAAFVARILAAVKHHPYVDGLLAGGSFIHGGLDEHSDLDFVLVIDEVAYPQVMNSRMAFAQSLGTLISAFSGEHVGEPRLLICLYGPPLLHVDLKFVTASDLDHRIEMPAVLFARDRERIAAQLGAATIAWPNMSPDWFEARAWIWLHYAATKLLRGELFEAVGMLSFFREQVLGPMLYRRAGLPQRGVRRIEMLGLDGDKALASTAPQLEAASVRAALLSALNLYLQLRADAPPQNATDGMPSMLLSFLGADLSCSNVISVPDAQDVID, encoded by the coding sequence ATGACCAGCACCCTTCCTCCCGTTCACGCCGCTTTTGTCGCACGCATCCTCGCGGCGGTGAAGCATCATCCGTATGTCGACGGTCTGCTTGCGGGTGGCTCGTTCATCCATGGCGGATTGGACGAACACTCGGATCTGGATTTCGTCCTCGTGATCGACGAGGTTGCATATCCGCAGGTCATGAATTCACGAATGGCATTTGCACAAAGCCTGGGCACGCTGATCAGCGCCTTTTCGGGAGAACATGTGGGCGAGCCGCGCTTGCTGATCTGCCTTTACGGGCCCCCGCTGCTCCACGTGGACCTGAAATTCGTGACTGCATCCGATCTTGATCACCGAATCGAGATGCCTGCGGTGCTGTTTGCGCGCGATCGCGAACGCATCGCGGCACAGCTTGGCGCCGCGACGATCGCTTGGCCCAACATGAGCCCGGACTGGTTCGAAGCACGCGCCTGGATTTGGCTGCACTACGCCGCCACCAAGCTGCTGCGCGGCGAACTGTTCGAAGCGGTTGGCATGCTTTCCTTCTTCCGTGAACAGGTGCTCGGTCCGATGCTATACCGCCGGGCAGGTCTGCCGCAGCGCGGGGTCAGACGGATCGAGATGCTTGGCCTCGACGGGGACAAAGCGCTTGCATCGACAGCGCCGCAGCTTGAGGCTGCGTCGGTCAGAGCTGCGCTTCTATCGGCGCTTAACTTGTATCTCCAACTTCGGGCGGATGCGCCGCCGCAGAACGCCACCGATGGTATGCCGTCTATGTTGCTGAGCTTTCTTGGAGCTGACCTGTCTTGCTCGAACGTCATCTCGGTTCCAGACGCACAGGACGTGATTGATTGA
- a CDS encoding glycosyltransferase family 2 protein has translation MRRPDQSSAPSPLLSIVVPCYNEEACLPELHRRLSAAARAAVGDAHEIVLVNDGSRDASWRVMQTLAAADPHVVAVNLSRNHGHQLALTAGLDLCGGARILIIDADLQDPPELLGAMMAEMDAAEADVVYAVRRQREGETWFKRASAAGFYRLLSRLSPTPIPVDTGDFRLMSRRALDALLSLPEQARFIRGMVAWIGFRQVPFLYDRAERHAGTSKYPLAKMIAFALDAVTGFSVAPLRLASHFGLWLGAASVLLLGYILIAWARGATVEGWTSLMFVVVTLGAVQMFVLGMIGEYLGRLYIEAKRRPLYLVADIVGGDHDGRRASARLGYVAGDAMATNDTPGGIGTRPTR, from the coding sequence ATGCGCCGCCCGGATCAGTCGTCAGCCCCGTCGCCCCTGCTGTCCATCGTCGTCCCCTGCTACAATGAGGAGGCGTGCCTGCCCGAGCTGCACCGCCGCCTGTCTGCGGCGGCGCGCGCGGCGGTGGGCGACGCGCATGAAATCGTGCTCGTCAATGACGGGTCGCGCGATGCCAGCTGGCGGGTGATGCAGACGCTGGCCGCCGCCGATCCCCATGTCGTTGCGGTCAACCTGTCGCGCAATCACGGCCATCAGCTGGCGCTGACCGCAGGGCTCGATCTGTGTGGCGGCGCGCGCATCCTGATCATCGATGCCGATCTGCAGGACCCGCCTGAGCTGCTGGGCGCGATGATGGCCGAAATGGACGCGGCCGAGGCCGATGTCGTCTATGCGGTGCGCCGCCAGCGCGAGGGCGAGACCTGGTTCAAGCGGGCGAGCGCTGCCGGTTTCTACCGGCTGCTGTCGCGGCTGTCGCCGACGCCGATCCCGGTCGATACCGGCGATTTCCGGCTGATGAGCCGCCGCGCGCTCGACGCGCTGCTCAGCCTGCCCGAACAGGCGCGCTTCATCCGCGGCATGGTGGCGTGGATCGGCTTCCGCCAGGTCCCGTTCCTTTATGATCGGGCCGAGCGTCATGCCGGCACGTCCAAATATCCGCTGGCGAAGATGATCGCCTTCGCGCTCGATGCGGTGACCGGATTTTCGGTCGCGCCGCTGCGGCTGGCGAGCCATTTCGGCCTCTGGCTGGGGGCCGCGTCGGTGCTGCTGCTCGGCTATATCCTGATCGCCTGGGCGCGCGGGGCGACGGTCGAGGGCTGGACCTCGCTGATGTTCGTCGTCGTGACGCTGGGCGCGGTGCAGATGTTCGTGCTCGGCATGATCGGCGAATATCTGGGCCGGCTCTATATCGAGGCGAAGCGGCGGCCGCTCTATCTGGTCGCCGACATTGTCGGCGGCGACCATGACGGCCGCCGCGCCTCGGCCCGGCTGGGCTATGTCGCGGGCGATGCGATGGCGACGAACGACACGCCCGGCGGCATCGGCACGCGCCCGACCAGATAG
- a CDS encoding holin family protein, translated as MPVLDGLIGPVARLIDRVIPDPRARDAAKLELLRLEGTQELDALRMQMSAILAEAGAADPWTSRARPAFLYVIYALLLWSIPMGLISALSPRFGAAIAQGMGAYLASLPEPLYALFATGYLGYTAARQWGKSRGTDR; from the coding sequence ATGCCCGTGCTTGATGGCCTGATCGGCCCCGTCGCCCGGCTGATCGACCGGGTGATCCCGGACCCGCGCGCCCGCGACGCGGCCAAGCTCGAACTGCTGCGGCTCGAAGGCACGCAGGAACTGGACGCGCTGCGCATGCAGATGTCGGCGATCCTGGCCGAAGCCGGCGCGGCCGATCCCTGGACCAGCCGGGCCCGGCCGGCCTTTCTCTATGTGATCTATGCGCTGCTGCTGTGGTCGATCCCGATGGGGCTGATCAGCGCGCTGTCACCGCGCTTCGGCGCGGCCATCGCCCAGGGCATGGGCGCCTATCTGGCAAGCCTGCCCGAGCCGCTCTACGCGCTGTTTGCAACCGGCTATCTCGGCTACACGGCGGCGCGCCAATGGGGAAAGTCGCGCGGAACCGATAGATAG
- the folD gene encoding bifunctional methylenetetrahydrofolate dehydrogenase/methenyltetrahydrofolate cyclohydrolase FolD, whose product MAARIIDGHGFAAGLRARVAEGAEALKARIGRAPGLAVVLVGEDPASQVYVGAKGKATREAGMAGTEYRLPAETEQDSLLALIARLNADPAVDGILVQLPLPAQIDAQAVIDAIDPDKDVDGFHALNVGRLGIGLDGFVPCTPLGCLMLLKAELGDLSGLDAVVIGRSNIVGKPMAQLLLAESATVTIAHSRTRDLPALCRRADIVVAAVGRPLMVKGDWLKPGATVIDVGINRVAGAEPGKTRLVGDVDFDSARAVAGAITPVPRGVGPMTIAVLLRNTLVSACRRHGQPIPAGL is encoded by the coding sequence ATGGCGGCGCGGATCATCGACGGGCATGGCTTTGCCGCCGGGCTGCGCGCCCGGGTGGCCGAAGGGGCCGAAGCGCTCAAGGCACGGATCGGCCGCGCGCCGGGCCTGGCGGTGGTGCTGGTCGGCGAGGATCCGGCAAGCCAGGTCTATGTCGGCGCCAAGGGCAAGGCGACGCGCGAGGCCGGCATGGCCGGCACCGAATACCGGCTGCCCGCCGAAACCGAACAGGATTCGCTGCTCGCGCTCATCGCCCGGCTGAATGCCGATCCCGCGGTTGACGGCATCCTCGTCCAGCTGCCGCTGCCCGCGCAGATCGACGCCCAGGCGGTGATCGACGCGATCGACCCGGACAAGGATGTCGACGGCTTTCACGCGCTCAATGTCGGGCGGCTGGGGATCGGGCTGGACGGGTTCGTCCCCTGCACACCGCTTGGCTGCCTGATGCTGCTGAAGGCCGAGCTGGGCGACCTGTCGGGGCTGGATGCGGTGGTGATCGGCCGGTCCAACATCGTCGGCAAGCCGATGGCGCAGCTGCTGCTCGCCGAAAGCGCGACCGTGACCATCGCCCATTCGCGCACCCGCGACCTGCCGGCGCTGTGCCGCCGCGCCGATATCGTCGTCGCCGCCGTCGGCCGGCCGCTGATGGTCAAGGGCGACTGGCTGAAACCCGGCGCGACCGTCATCGATGTCGGGATCAACCGCGTCGCGGGGGCCGAGCCGGGCAAGACCCGGCTGGTCGGCGATGTCGATTTCGATTCAGCGCGCGCGGTTGCCGGCGCGATCACCCCGGTGCCGCGCGGCGTCGGCCCGATGACCATCGCCGTGCTGCTGCGCAACACCCTGGTGTCGGCCTGCCGCCGCCACGGCCAGCCGATCCCCGCCGGGCTGTGA
- a CDS encoding AcrB/AcrD/AcrF family protein: MQWEPQRRADDPLQPVWDWLGRHWQAVLVICWLLLCAWMLSERAGAIRGFALPDTDDNLRMAQVRAWLAGQDWFDLRQMKLNPPGGFNIHWSRIVDLPIAALILGLRPFIGGAMAEKAAVAIAPMLPLLLAMFSLALAARRLVAPGAWLLAAALLPFAHGTMGMFRPLRIDHHGWQLALLALTIAALADPRRGRGGMVVGIASAVSLAIGLELLPYIAVAGASIVLRWVVHADARPRMLAYALSFGLATIIAYVVFASYANRQPLCDALTPVWLTTVAVACLAVAAIGIAPAETWRGRLLFAGFAGAATLAFFWFAWPGCHGRPEGVSPELYRLWLGNVREAKPLFAQDWPLFTGLSVLPALGLGGAAYCLWRARGTETVYPWLSVIVMSLFSVAMLVWQVRAGPASQLIGLFGCAGMVWTLVLRARASTRLLVRVIVPAGLLCAVPAASLVGALPIYPKSRPGPLRAKINRASRLCPTLAALAPIGRLPATTIFTFVDLGPRLITVTHHKAIAGPYHRNGDAILDVHHAFDGTPERARAIIRAHGATHLLVCPYLPESTVYKARSPKGFYARLERGERFDWLEPVTLPAKSPYWLWRLR, encoded by the coding sequence ATGCAATGGGAACCGCAACGTCGCGCCGATGATCCGTTACAGCCGGTCTGGGACTGGCTGGGGCGGCACTGGCAGGCCGTGCTGGTGATCTGTTGGCTGCTGCTGTGCGCCTGGATGCTGTCGGAGCGCGCGGGCGCGATCCGCGGCTTCGCCCTGCCCGACACCGACGACAATCTGCGCATGGCGCAGGTCCGCGCCTGGCTGGCCGGGCAGGACTGGTTCGACCTTCGCCAGATGAAGCTCAACCCGCCGGGCGGCTTCAACATCCACTGGTCGCGGATCGTCGATCTGCCGATCGCGGCGCTGATCCTTGGCCTGCGCCCGTTCATCGGTGGGGCGATGGCGGAAAAGGCGGCGGTCGCGATCGCGCCGATGCTGCCGCTGCTGCTCGCGATGTTTTCGCTGGCGCTGGCCGCGCGGCGGCTGGTCGCGCCCGGCGCATGGCTGCTCGCTGCCGCGCTTTTGCCCTTTGCCCATGGCACGATGGGCATGTTCCGCCCGCTCAGGATCGATCATCATGGCTGGCAGCTGGCGCTGCTCGCGCTCACCATCGCCGCACTGGCCGATCCGCGGCGCGGGCGCGGGGGCATGGTGGTGGGCATCGCCAGCGCAGTGTCGCTGGCGATCGGGCTTGAGCTGCTGCCCTATATCGCGGTCGCAGGGGCCTCGATCGTGCTGCGCTGGGTCGTCCATGCCGATGCGCGGCCGCGCATGCTTGCCTATGCGCTGTCCTTCGGGCTGGCGACGATTATCGCCTATGTCGTCTTTGCCTCCTATGCCAATCGCCAGCCGCTGTGCGACGCGCTGACCCCGGTGTGGCTGACGACGGTTGCGGTCGCCTGTCTGGCGGTTGCCGCCATCGGGATCGCCCCGGCCGAGACATGGCGCGGCCGCTTGCTGTTCGCGGGCTTTGCCGGGGCGGCGACGCTCGCTTTTTTCTGGTTCGCCTGGCCCGGCTGCCATGGCCGGCCCGAGGGCGTGTCGCCCGAACTCTACCGGCTGTGGCTGGGCAATGTCCGTGAGGCCAAGCCGCTGTTCGCGCAGGACTGGCCGCTGTTCACCGGGCTGTCGGTGCTGCCGGCGCTGGGGCTGGGCGGGGCGGCTTACTGCCTGTGGCGTGCGCGCGGCACCGAGACGGTCTATCCCTGGCTGTCGGTGATCGTGATGTCGCTGTTCTCGGTCGCCATGCTGGTCTGGCAGGTGCGCGCCGGGCCGGCGTCGCAGCTGATCGGCCTGTTCGGCTGCGCCGGGATGGTGTGGACGCTGGTGCTGCGCGCGCGCGCCTCGACCCGGCTGCTCGTGCGGGTCATTGTGCCGGCGGGGCTGCTGTGCGCGGTTCCTGCGGCAAGCCTGGTCGGCGCGCTGCCTATCTATCCCAAATCGCGCCCCGGCCCGCTGCGCGCCAAGATCAACCGCGCCAGCCGGCTGTGCCCGACGCTGGCCGCGCTGGCCCCCATAGGCCGCCTGCCGGCGACGACCATCTTCACCTTTGTCGATCTCGGCCCCCGGCTGATCACCGTCACGCATCACAAGGCGATTGCCGGCCCGTACCACCGCAATGGCGACGCGATCCTCGACGTCCATCACGCCTTTGACGGCACGCCGGAGCGCGCGCGCGCGATCATCCGCGCGCATGGCGCGACGCATCTGCTGGTCTGCCCCTATCTGCCCGAATCGACGGTCTACAAGGCGCGCAGCCCCAAGGGCTTTTACGCACGGCTGGAGCGCGGGGAGCGGTTCGACTGGCTGGAGCCCGTCACCCTGCCCGCAAAATCGCCCTATTGGCTGTGGCGGCTGCGTTAG
- a CDS encoding GtrA family protein, which produces MARIPPEQRALYGQLVRFLITGGFVTLLGAAVYAVPAQFMGVPPLAANVLAYLVAALIGYVMHSRWSFRGHGRRDNVARTTGRFVIVSLVSFSLNSLWVWSLTDLAGGEPWWAVVPMVFVTPVVTFLLNRNWVFG; this is translated from the coding sequence ATGGCGCGGATTCCGCCCGAACAGCGCGCGCTCTATGGCCAGCTGGTGCGATTCCTGATCACCGGCGGCTTCGTCACCCTTTTGGGCGCGGCCGTCTATGCGGTGCCGGCGCAGTTCATGGGCGTGCCGCCGCTTGCCGCCAATGTGCTTGCCTATCTGGTCGCGGCGCTGATCGGCTATGTCATGCACAGCCGCTGGAGCTTTCGCGGCCATGGCCGGCGCGACAATGTGGCGCGCACCACCGGGCGCTTCGTCATCGTCTCGCTGGTCAGCTTCAGCCTCAACAGCCTGTGGGTCTGGTCGCTGACCGACCTGGCGGGCGGCGAGCCATGGTGGGCGGTGGTGCCGATGGTGTTCGTGACGCCGGTCGTCACCTTCCTGCTCAACCGCAACTGGGTGTTCGGCTGA
- a CDS encoding outer membrane protein assembly factor BamD, whose product MDFRFSRPLGLAACAGLAVMLALSGCATSGPKRDTAYIARDVNTLYSAAKARLDTRRYKEAAQLFDEVERQHPYSVWARRAQLMSAFSYYLSGDYNESISSAQRFLSLHPGNKDAPYAYYLIALDYYEQISDVTRDQKLTQQALNAMGELTRRYPNTAYARDARLKLDLINDHLAGKEMEVGRFYQRRGQWLASTYRFRKVTDEYQTTTHTPEALLRLTESYLALGVPEEAKKAAAVLGANYPGSKWYERAYRLIGEHMPEAKRAG is encoded by the coding sequence ATGGATTTCCGCTTCTCCCGCCCGCTTGGTCTCGCCGCCTGTGCCGGTCTTGCCGTCATGCTCGCTCTGTCCGGCTGCGCGACCAGCGGGCCGAAGCGCGACACCGCCTATATCGCGCGCGATGTGAACACGCTTTACTCGGCGGCCAAGGCGCGGCTCGACACGCGCCGCTACAAGGAAGCCGCGCAGCTGTTCGACGAGGTCGAGCGCCAGCACCCCTATTCGGTCTGGGCGCGGCGCGCCCAGCTGATGAGCGCATTTTCCTATTATCTGTCGGGCGATTACAACGAATCGATCAGCTCGGCGCAGCGCTTCCTGTCGCTCCATCCGGGCAACAAGGACGCGCCCTATGCCTATTATCTGATCGCGCTCGATTATTACGAGCAGATCAGCGACGTCACCCGCGACCAGAAGCTGACCCAGCAGGCGCTGAATGCCATGGGCGAGCTGACGCGCCGCTATCCCAACACCGCCTATGCCCGCGACGCGCGGCTGAAGCTTGACCTGATCAACGACCATCTTGCCGGCAAGGAGATGGAGGTCGGCCGCTTCTACCAGCGGCGCGGCCAGTGGCTGGCCTCGACCTACCGGTTCCGCAAGGTCACCGACGAATATCAGACCACCACCCACACGCCCGAAGCGCTGCTGCGGCTGACCGAGAGCTATCTGGCGCTGGGCGTGCCCGAAGAGGCGAAAAAGGCCGCCGCCGTGCTGGGCGCCAATTACCCCGGCAGCAAATGGTATGAGCGCGCCTATCGGCTGATCGGCGAGCATATGCCCGAGGCCAAGCGCGCCGGCTGA
- a CDS encoding glycoside hydrolase family 108 protein, translated as MVDELIDAVIAREGGYVDHPADRGGPTKWGITAATARAHGHAGPVSTLSRAAAAEIYRRIYWLRPRLDAVGTRAPLLAAEMFDTGVNMGPRTAIGFLQRALNALNRGARDYADIAIDGRIGPRTLSAIDGFLATRGQAGETVLVKAVESLQGERYLRLAETRPANEAFVYGWLAHRIGQAAAPRPTDAPRTIPLAGDDAHARA; from the coding sequence ATGGTGGACGAACTGATCGACGCAGTGATCGCGCGGGAGGGCGGCTATGTCGATCACCCCGCCGACCGCGGCGGGCCGACCAAATGGGGAATCACCGCCGCCACGGCGCGCGCGCACGGCCATGCCGGGCCGGTCAGCACCCTCTCCCGGGCGGCGGCGGCGGAGATTTACCGGCGCATATACTGGCTCAGGCCCCGCCTCGATGCGGTCGGCACCCGCGCGCCGCTGCTGGCGGCGGAGATGTTCGACACCGGGGTCAATATGGGGCCGCGCACCGCGATCGGCTTTCTCCAGCGTGCGCTCAACGCGCTCAACCGCGGCGCGCGCGATTATGCCGATATCGCCATTGACGGGCGGATCGGGCCACGGACGCTCTCAGCGATCGACGGCTTTCTGGCCACACGCGGACAGGCGGGCGAGACGGTGCTGGTGAAGGCGGTCGAATCGCTGCAGGGCGAACGCTATCTGCGCCTCGCCGAAACGCGCCCGGCCAATGAGGCCTTTGTCTATGGCTGGCTCGCCCACCGCATCGGCCAGGCGGCGGCACCGCGCCCGACCGACGCCCCCAGGACCATCCCCCTTGCCGGAGACGACGCCCATGCCCGTGCTTGA